The Bombus terrestris chromosome 16, iyBomTerr1.2, whole genome shotgun sequence genome includes a region encoding these proteins:
- the LOC100650668 gene encoding uncharacterized protein LOC100650668 isoform X1, with protein MCACARAHMNESQGIKNNISCFCIFQFLIRDRRAIRFRDNDGSCNENRVDHLRSGAINARWRGLERNAGEILLQSDDVQRSIELLDKVLSEYDEHEAEGEGGGGVGVGSGGGGGGGGGGDGSGGGSGGGVGDCGSSTEPSIGLTPDDESPSLGHQSEDDGYMSMNGRKAKMALIALRPVPDCPEPQDLAGISTQEFPPPPEEAERIISTLLPMVSPGNSSKRNQGHSSSRRSGRQQWMIAMEDSIRHGNGSTVTTQTTLPKTRHQRPYGWENGNSEALKLAQPPSPPSKFASLPYDGKVSFGWIPPRTNPTTIEKHREVRRRSSEEDGLEADKTHRQSFDKDRTPHLRKQRQSNEIIKSSSVEDRLLMNHEQSEQNSRRRNDSDSSEGRFSRNSESERSSIPRSSSVSVERYSMRATCGSSDFSRANSTSNERFHSDFSIAVASASSNDRVSVPTSDPFSIRNLDFVSFSLPTRTDSNERFSAPTSDRCSEERYSDMFSTRNSDFSTRNSTDFRTQSEEERFSDDSLEELLPPPPPISKRHSIAWEVPLEDDPLYAPGSTKVIGRRRRKSSDVSSVGSASKLRDFDDWQDPRLSTTDDDLVSPYSDSSTNELDQIRPQELTKNGTYVIRRGRKKERKSLPKVPTKTKSLSFENNEENRLSDVKRYSSTFDNIRSLLRENKLDEPMNDPPMEFPPSVPPDLVRVVSLPAINDETSNWPRELEVTVEEEESSDLSDKDKKPREMFELLQLSSSLSSTDNPEKGRIDVDLSNQESRNATTELNSTCNGVSLSASNSYSKGFAGLTPSSGNVFNEEPRKSPNSSNEHRLTSKIPVNLLIEDQIVKKALKENRRQLEKVSDAIKEIENVKNSESYSESKTRWARSGEAKQPLARKSSLDSESNDRGVVDRSGARKQHHDSDFDSDTASKTSPETTDIEAKRTNGSDIYASGKRLRQNGVVETHKNDQKQIENVIDAILEDSKNPDFQVSVEVLEFPPLPPSPVEEADEESSDIGQTAAIVSKPKNHSNRTMEYRPRVPPHRGPAANHSLSDSKDQQTSLNTRSMDAGFSRGKRTTPSATNSRREQIPVERRTLPTDLPGPSRRRPFTKRHSPSAEPCSSVGNGGCSSSTNANGANNGACSSSSGGTTGNIATGTSGMQTSCSLPETPVFARGSDIPRTPQHASNSTQMRRQPGWYAPTTATTGYRRNNPGLEQAIIGTELLRLAGGPNRGWYPTRKANQPRPASIEHLERLNNAYDPRLAGSGDQRKPLTLPTNITPNKYFGQSKHSSASSTREALRRVTSLLIKKGSGSKDGKSGKDNASPCGPYAAAECGDAPKKKGFFKGFWKRSRHYSLENQ; from the exons GTCGGGGGCGATCAATGCCCGATGGCGTGGACTGGAACGCAACGCTGGAGAAATCCTGCTCCAGA GTGACGATGTGCAACGATCGATCGAGCTGCTGGACAAAGTGCTCTCAGAGTACGACGAGCACGAAGCAGAGGGCGAAGGTGGTGGAGGCGTCGGCGTCGGCagtggcggcggcggtggcggtggcggtggcggcgaCGGTAGTGGAGGTGGCAGCGGCGGAGGTGTTGGGGATTGTGGCAGCAGCACCGAACCGAGTATTGGCCTCACACCCGACGACGAAAGTCCGTCCTTAG GGCATCAATCCGAGGACGACGGTTACATGAGTATGAATGGACGAAAAGCGAAGATGGCCCTGATAGCGCTGCGTCCAGTTCCAGATTGTCCAGAGCCACAGGATCTCGCGGGAATATCTACGCAAGAATTTCCGCCACCGCCGGAAGAAGCCGAACGAATCATTTCTACTTTGTTGCCCAT GGTATCGCCTGGAAATTCTTCGAAGAGAAACCAAGGTCACTCCTCTTCTCGTCGAAGTGGTCGCCAACAGTGGATGATAGCCATGGAGGACAGCATACGACATGGAAACGGTAGCACGGTTACCACTCAAACGACTCTC CCCAAAACTCGACATCAAAGACCGTATGGCTGGGAAAATGGGAACAGCGAAGCATTGAAATTGGCTCAACCTCCGAGCCCGCCGAGCAAATTCGCCAGCTTACCATACGATGGTAAGGTGTCTTTCGGTTGGATCCCGCCACGAACCAATCCAACTACTATCGAGAAACATCGCGAGGTTAGACGTCGATCATCGGAAGAAGATGGCCTCGAGGCGGACAAAACTCATCGACAGAGCTTCGACAAGGATCGAACGCCTCATCTACGAAAGCAACGTCAGAGTAACGAAATCATCAAGTCGAGCAGCGTGGAGGATCGTCTGCTGATGAATCACGAGCAATCCGAGCAGAACAGCCGAAGAAGAAACGATTCTGACTCGAGCGAAGGCAGATTCTCGAGAAACTCCGAATCAGAGAGATCTTCTATCCCACGGTCGAGCTCGGTCAGCGTCGAAAGATATTCGATGCGAGCCACTTGCGGATCATCCGACTTTTCCAGGGCGAACTCCACCTCGAACGAAAGATTCCACTCAGATTTTTCGATAGCCGTGGCCAGTGCCAGTTCCAACGATCGAGTCTCCGTGCCAACGTCCGATCCTTTCTCCATTCGAAACCTCGACTTTGTTTCCTTCTCTTTGCCGACCAGAACAGACTCCAATGAAAGATTCTCGGCACCAACCTCGGACAGGTGTTCGGAGGAACGTTACTCGGACATGTTCTCCACGAGGAATTCGGACTTCTCCACGAGGAATTCCACAGACTTTAGGACTCAATCTGAGGAGGAAAGATTTTCTGACGACTCGTTGGAGGAGCTTCTGCCTCCTCCCCCGCCCATCAGTAAGAGACATTCTATTGCTTGGGAAGTACCTCTGGAGGATGATCCACTTTATGCTCCCGGAAGTACCAAGGTGATTGGTAGGAGACGACGTAAAAGCAGCGACGTGTCCA gcGTCGGATCAGCGTCCAAACTACGCGACTTCGACGACTGGCAAGACCCCCGGTTATCGACCACTGACGATGATCTAGTCTCTCCGTATTCGGACTCCTCGACGAACGAGCTTGATCAGATACGACCCCAAGAACTAACCAAGAACGGCACTTACGTGATACGTCGTGgtcgaaagaaagaacgaaaaagtTTACCAAAAGTCCCGACCAAAACCAAAAGCTTATCGTTTGAGAATAACGAGGAGAATCGGTTGTCTGATGTGAAACGATACTCGAGTACTTTCGATAATATTAGAAGTCTGCTGAGAGAAAATAAACTGGACGAACCGATGAACGATCCACCGATGGAATTTCCACCGTCGGTTCCACCCGACCTGGTCAGAGTCGTTTCTCTTCCAGCGATTAACGACGAAACCAGCAATTGGCCGCGAGAATTGGAAGTAACTGtcgaagaggaagaaagttCAGACCTTTCAGACAAGGATAAAAAACCTCGGGAGATGTTCGAGCTGCTCCAGTTGTCGTCCTCGTTATCGTCCACCGATAATCCTGAGAAAGGCAGAATCGATGTCGATTTGTCGAATCAAGAGTCGAGAAACGCTACTACAGAGTTGAACAGCACGTGCAACGGAGTTTCGCTATCAGCCTCTAACAGCTATTCGAAAGGGTTCGCTGGTTTAACACCGTCTAGTGGGAATGTGTTTAACGAGGAACCAAGAAAATCTCCAAATTCTAGTAACGAACATCGATTAACGTCCAAGATCCCTGTTAACTTGCTGATTGAAGATCAGATTGTGAAAAAGGCTTTGAAGGAAAATCGTAGACAACTGGAGAAGGTCAGTGATGCTATCAAGGAAATTGAGAATGTGAAGAACAGCGAGTCTTATTCGGAGAGCAAGACACGATGGGCAAGGAGTGGAGAAGCGAAGCAACCATTGGCGAGGAAAAGCAGTCTTGACAGCGAATCGAATGATCGTGGAGTTGTGGATCGAAGTGGAGCGAGGAAACAGCACCATGATTCGGATTTTGATTCGGATACAGCGTCTAAAACCAGTCCTGAAACAACGGATATAGAGGCAAAAAGAACTAATGGGTCGGATATCTACGCGTCAGGGAAAAGATTGAGACAAAATGGAGTTGTTGAGACTCATAAGAATGATCAGAAGCAGATTGAAAATGTAATCGACGCTATTCTTGAAGATTCCAAGAATCCAGATTTTCAG GTGAGCGTAGAAGTTCTTGAGTTTCCTCCGTTACCACCATCGCCTGTCGAGGAAGCGGACGAAGAAAGTTCAGACATCGGTCAGACTGCCGCAATCGTCTCTAAGCCAAAAAATCATAGCAATCGAACGATGGAGTACAGACCTAGGGTACCACCTCATCGTGGACCTGCTGCTAATCATTCCCTCTCGGATTCGAAAGATCAACAAACGTCTCTCAATACCAGATCCATGGATGCTGGATTTTCTCGGGGTAAAAGAACAACACCTAGTGCCACCAATTCCAGACGAGAG CAAATACCCGTAGAACGAAGGACTTTGCCTACGGACCTACCTGGACCTTCACGACGACGTCCCTTCACCAAGAGACATTCGCCGTCGGCGGAACCGTGCTCCTCAGTTGGAAATGGAGGCTGTAGTAGCAGTACTAACGCAAACGGAGCAAACAACGGAGCTTGTAGCAGTAGCAGTGGTGGAACCACCGGTAACATAGCGACTGGTACCAGCGGAATGCAAACTTCTTGTTCGCTTCCAGAAACCCCTGTTTTCGCTAGAGGGAGCGACATTCCCAGAACTCCCCAGCATGCCAGCAATTCGACACAGATGCGTCGACAACCTGGTTGGTACGCACCAACCACGGCTACCACCGG GTATCGCAGGAATAACCCGGGTCTGGAACAGGCGATAATCGGAACCGAGTTGTTGCGATTAGCCGGTGGCCCGAATCGTGGATGGTACCCGACGAGAAAGGCGAACCAACCGCGGCCAGCCTCGATCGAGCATCTCGAAAGACTAAACAACGCGTACGATCCACGCTTGGCTGGCTCCGGAGACCAAAGGAAACCATTGACTCTGCCGACAAACATCACACCGAACAAATACTTCGGCCAAAGTAAGCACAGCTCCGCCTCCAGCACTCGCGAGGCGCTACGGAGGGTCACTAGCTTGCTCATCAAGAAAG
- the LOC100650668 gene encoding uncharacterized protein LOC100650668 isoform X7 encodes MSMNGRKAKMALIALRPVPDCPEPQDLAGISTQEFPPPPEEAERIISTLLPMVSPGNSSKRNQGHSSSRRSGRQQWMIAMEDSIRHGNGSTVTTQTTLPKTRHQRPYGWENGNSEALKLAQPPSPPSKFASLPYDGKVSFGWIPPRTNPTTIEKHREVRRRSSEEDGLEADKTHRQSFDKDRTPHLRKQRQSNEIIKSSSVEDRLLMNHEQSEQNSRRRNDSDSSEGRFSRNSESERSSIPRSSSVSVERYSMRATCGSSDFSRANSTSNERFHSDFSIAVASASSNDRVSVPTSDPFSIRNLDFVSFSLPTRTDSNERFSAPTSDRCSEERYSDMFSTRNSDFSTRNSTDFRTQSEEERFSDDSLEELLPPPPPISKRHSIAWEVPLEDDPLYAPGSTKVIGRRRRKSSDVSSVGSASKLRDFDDWQDPRLSTTDDDLVSPYSDSSTNELDQIRPQELTKNGTYVIRRGRKKERKSLPKVPTKTKSLSFENNEENRLSDVKRYSSTFDNIRSLLRENKLDEPMNDPPMEFPPSVPPDLVRVVSLPAINDETSNWPRELEVTVEEEESSDLSDKDKKPREMFELLQLSSSLSSTDNPEKGRIDVDLSNQESRNATTELNSTCNGVSLSASNSYSKGFAGLTPSSGNVFNEEPRKSPNSSNEHRLTSKIPVNLLIEDQIVKKALKENRRQLEKVSDAIKEIENVKNSESYSESKTRWARSGEAKQPLARKSSLDSESNDRGVVDRSGARKQHHDSDFDSDTASKTSPETTDIEAKRTNGSDIYASGKRLRQNGVVETHKNDQKQIENVIDAILEDSKNPDFQVSVEVLEFPPLPPSPVEEADEESSDIGQTAAIVSKPKNHSNRTMEYRPRVPPHRGPAANHSLSDSKDQQTSLNTRSMDAGFSRGKRTTPSATNSRREQIPVERRTLPTDLPGPSRRRPFTKRHSPSAEPCSSVGNGGCSSSTNANGANNGACSSSSGGTTGNIATGTSGMQTSCSLPETPVFARGSDIPRTPQHASNSTQMRRQPGWYAPTTATTGYRRNNPGLEQAIIGTELLRLAGGPNRGWYPTRKANQPRPASIEHLERLNNAYDPRLAGSGDQRKPLTLPTNITPNKYFGQSKHSSASSTREALRRVTSLLIKKGSGSKDGKSGKDNASPCGPYAAAECGDAPKKKGFFKGFWKRSRHYSLENQ; translated from the exons ATGAGTATGAATGGACGAAAAGCGAAGATGGCCCTGATAGCGCTGCGTCCAGTTCCAGATTGTCCAGAGCCACAGGATCTCGCGGGAATATCTACGCAAGAATTTCCGCCACCGCCGGAAGAAGCCGAACGAATCATTTCTACTTTGTTGCCCAT GGTATCGCCTGGAAATTCTTCGAAGAGAAACCAAGGTCACTCCTCTTCTCGTCGAAGTGGTCGCCAACAGTGGATGATAGCCATGGAGGACAGCATACGACATGGAAACGGTAGCACGGTTACCACTCAAACGACTCTC CCCAAAACTCGACATCAAAGACCGTATGGCTGGGAAAATGGGAACAGCGAAGCATTGAAATTGGCTCAACCTCCGAGCCCGCCGAGCAAATTCGCCAGCTTACCATACGATGGTAAGGTGTCTTTCGGTTGGATCCCGCCACGAACCAATCCAACTACTATCGAGAAACATCGCGAGGTTAGACGTCGATCATCGGAAGAAGATGGCCTCGAGGCGGACAAAACTCATCGACAGAGCTTCGACAAGGATCGAACGCCTCATCTACGAAAGCAACGTCAGAGTAACGAAATCATCAAGTCGAGCAGCGTGGAGGATCGTCTGCTGATGAATCACGAGCAATCCGAGCAGAACAGCCGAAGAAGAAACGATTCTGACTCGAGCGAAGGCAGATTCTCGAGAAACTCCGAATCAGAGAGATCTTCTATCCCACGGTCGAGCTCGGTCAGCGTCGAAAGATATTCGATGCGAGCCACTTGCGGATCATCCGACTTTTCCAGGGCGAACTCCACCTCGAACGAAAGATTCCACTCAGATTTTTCGATAGCCGTGGCCAGTGCCAGTTCCAACGATCGAGTCTCCGTGCCAACGTCCGATCCTTTCTCCATTCGAAACCTCGACTTTGTTTCCTTCTCTTTGCCGACCAGAACAGACTCCAATGAAAGATTCTCGGCACCAACCTCGGACAGGTGTTCGGAGGAACGTTACTCGGACATGTTCTCCACGAGGAATTCGGACTTCTCCACGAGGAATTCCACAGACTTTAGGACTCAATCTGAGGAGGAAAGATTTTCTGACGACTCGTTGGAGGAGCTTCTGCCTCCTCCCCCGCCCATCAGTAAGAGACATTCTATTGCTTGGGAAGTACCTCTGGAGGATGATCCACTTTATGCTCCCGGAAGTACCAAGGTGATTGGTAGGAGACGACGTAAAAGCAGCGACGTGTCCA gcGTCGGATCAGCGTCCAAACTACGCGACTTCGACGACTGGCAAGACCCCCGGTTATCGACCACTGACGATGATCTAGTCTCTCCGTATTCGGACTCCTCGACGAACGAGCTTGATCAGATACGACCCCAAGAACTAACCAAGAACGGCACTTACGTGATACGTCGTGgtcgaaagaaagaacgaaaaagtTTACCAAAAGTCCCGACCAAAACCAAAAGCTTATCGTTTGAGAATAACGAGGAGAATCGGTTGTCTGATGTGAAACGATACTCGAGTACTTTCGATAATATTAGAAGTCTGCTGAGAGAAAATAAACTGGACGAACCGATGAACGATCCACCGATGGAATTTCCACCGTCGGTTCCACCCGACCTGGTCAGAGTCGTTTCTCTTCCAGCGATTAACGACGAAACCAGCAATTGGCCGCGAGAATTGGAAGTAACTGtcgaagaggaagaaagttCAGACCTTTCAGACAAGGATAAAAAACCTCGGGAGATGTTCGAGCTGCTCCAGTTGTCGTCCTCGTTATCGTCCACCGATAATCCTGAGAAAGGCAGAATCGATGTCGATTTGTCGAATCAAGAGTCGAGAAACGCTACTACAGAGTTGAACAGCACGTGCAACGGAGTTTCGCTATCAGCCTCTAACAGCTATTCGAAAGGGTTCGCTGGTTTAACACCGTCTAGTGGGAATGTGTTTAACGAGGAACCAAGAAAATCTCCAAATTCTAGTAACGAACATCGATTAACGTCCAAGATCCCTGTTAACTTGCTGATTGAAGATCAGATTGTGAAAAAGGCTTTGAAGGAAAATCGTAGACAACTGGAGAAGGTCAGTGATGCTATCAAGGAAATTGAGAATGTGAAGAACAGCGAGTCTTATTCGGAGAGCAAGACACGATGGGCAAGGAGTGGAGAAGCGAAGCAACCATTGGCGAGGAAAAGCAGTCTTGACAGCGAATCGAATGATCGTGGAGTTGTGGATCGAAGTGGAGCGAGGAAACAGCACCATGATTCGGATTTTGATTCGGATACAGCGTCTAAAACCAGTCCTGAAACAACGGATATAGAGGCAAAAAGAACTAATGGGTCGGATATCTACGCGTCAGGGAAAAGATTGAGACAAAATGGAGTTGTTGAGACTCATAAGAATGATCAGAAGCAGATTGAAAATGTAATCGACGCTATTCTTGAAGATTCCAAGAATCCAGATTTTCAG GTGAGCGTAGAAGTTCTTGAGTTTCCTCCGTTACCACCATCGCCTGTCGAGGAAGCGGACGAAGAAAGTTCAGACATCGGTCAGACTGCCGCAATCGTCTCTAAGCCAAAAAATCATAGCAATCGAACGATGGAGTACAGACCTAGGGTACCACCTCATCGTGGACCTGCTGCTAATCATTCCCTCTCGGATTCGAAAGATCAACAAACGTCTCTCAATACCAGATCCATGGATGCTGGATTTTCTCGGGGTAAAAGAACAACACCTAGTGCCACCAATTCCAGACGAGAG CAAATACCCGTAGAACGAAGGACTTTGCCTACGGACCTACCTGGACCTTCACGACGACGTCCCTTCACCAAGAGACATTCGCCGTCGGCGGAACCGTGCTCCTCAGTTGGAAATGGAGGCTGTAGTAGCAGTACTAACGCAAACGGAGCAAACAACGGAGCTTGTAGCAGTAGCAGTGGTGGAACCACCGGTAACATAGCGACTGGTACCAGCGGAATGCAAACTTCTTGTTCGCTTCCAGAAACCCCTGTTTTCGCTAGAGGGAGCGACATTCCCAGAACTCCCCAGCATGCCAGCAATTCGACACAGATGCGTCGACAACCTGGTTGGTACGCACCAACCACGGCTACCACCGG GTATCGCAGGAATAACCCGGGTCTGGAACAGGCGATAATCGGAACCGAGTTGTTGCGATTAGCCGGTGGCCCGAATCGTGGATGGTACCCGACGAGAAAGGCGAACCAACCGCGGCCAGCCTCGATCGAGCATCTCGAAAGACTAAACAACGCGTACGATCCACGCTTGGCTGGCTCCGGAGACCAAAGGAAACCATTGACTCTGCCGACAAACATCACACCGAACAAATACTTCGGCCAAAGTAAGCACAGCTCCGCCTCCAGCACTCGCGAGGCGCTACGGAGGGTCACTAGCTTGCTCATCAAGAAAG
- the LOC100650668 gene encoding uncharacterized protein LOC100650668 isoform X3, with translation MCACARAHMNESQGIKNNISCFCIFQFLIRDRRAIRFRDNDGSCNENRVDHLRSGAINARWRGLERNAGEILLQSDDVQRSIELLDKVLSEYDEHEAEGEGGGGVGVGSGGGGGGGGGGDGSGGGSGGGVGDCGSSTEPSIGLTPDDESPSLGHQSEDDGYMSMNGRKAKMALIALRPVPDCPEPQDLAGISTQEFPPPPEEAERIISTLLPMVSPGNSSKRNQGHSSSRRSGRQQWMIAMEDSIRHGNGSTVTTQTTLPKTRHQRPYGWENGNSEALKLAQPPSPPSKFASLPYDGKVSFGWIPPRTNPTTIEKHREVRRRSSEEDGLEADKTHRQSFDKDRTPHLRKQRQSNEIIKSSSVEDRLLMNHEQSEQNSRRRNDSDSSEGRFSRNSESERSSIPRSSSVSVERYSMRATCGSSDFSRANSTSNERFHSDFSIAVASASSNDRVSVPTSDPFSIRNLDFVSFSLPTRTDSNERFSAPTSDRCSEERYSDMFSTRNSDFSTRNSTDFRTQSEEERFSDDSLEELLPPPPPISKRHSIAWEVPLEDDPLYAPGSTKVIGRRRRKSSDVSSVGSASKLRDFDDWQDPRLSTTDDDLVSPYSDSSTNELDQIRPQELTKNGTYVIRRGRKKERKSLPKVPTKTKSLSFENNEENRLSDVKRYSSTFDNIRSLLRENKLDEPMNDPPMEFPPSVPPDLVRVVSLPAINDETSNWPRELEVTVEEEESSDLSDKDKKPREMFELLQLSSSLSSTDNPEKGRIDVDLSNQESRNATTELNSTCNGVSLSASNSYSKGFAGLTPSSGNVFNEEPRKSPNSSNEHRLTSKIPVNLLIEDQIVKKALKENRRQLEKVSDAIKEIENVKNSESYSESKTRWARSGEAKQPLARKSSLDSESNDRGVVDRSGARKQHHDSDFDSDTASKTSPETTDIEAKRTNGSDIYASGKRLRQNGVVETHKNDQKQIENVIDAILEDSKNPDFQVSVEVLEFPPLPPSPVEEADEESSDIGQTAAIVSKPKNHSNRTMEYRPRVPPHRGPAANHSLSDSKDQQTSLNTRSMDAGFSRGKRTTPSATNSRREQIPVERRTLPTDLPGPSRRRPFTKRHSPSAEPCSSVGNGGCSSSTNANGANNGACSSSSGGTTGNIATGTSGMQTSCSLPETPVFARGSDIPRTPQHASNSTQMRRQPGWYAPTTATTGYRRNNPGLEQAIIGTELLRLAGGPNRGWYPTRKANQPRPASIEHLERLNNAYDPRLAGSGDQRKPLTLPTNITPNKYFGQRSGSKDGKSGKDNASPCGPYAAAECGDAPKKKGFFKGFWKRSRHYSLENQ, from the exons GTCGGGGGCGATCAATGCCCGATGGCGTGGACTGGAACGCAACGCTGGAGAAATCCTGCTCCAGA GTGACGATGTGCAACGATCGATCGAGCTGCTGGACAAAGTGCTCTCAGAGTACGACGAGCACGAAGCAGAGGGCGAAGGTGGTGGAGGCGTCGGCGTCGGCagtggcggcggcggtggcggtggcggtggcggcgaCGGTAGTGGAGGTGGCAGCGGCGGAGGTGTTGGGGATTGTGGCAGCAGCACCGAACCGAGTATTGGCCTCACACCCGACGACGAAAGTCCGTCCTTAG GGCATCAATCCGAGGACGACGGTTACATGAGTATGAATGGACGAAAAGCGAAGATGGCCCTGATAGCGCTGCGTCCAGTTCCAGATTGTCCAGAGCCACAGGATCTCGCGGGAATATCTACGCAAGAATTTCCGCCACCGCCGGAAGAAGCCGAACGAATCATTTCTACTTTGTTGCCCAT GGTATCGCCTGGAAATTCTTCGAAGAGAAACCAAGGTCACTCCTCTTCTCGTCGAAGTGGTCGCCAACAGTGGATGATAGCCATGGAGGACAGCATACGACATGGAAACGGTAGCACGGTTACCACTCAAACGACTCTC CCCAAAACTCGACATCAAAGACCGTATGGCTGGGAAAATGGGAACAGCGAAGCATTGAAATTGGCTCAACCTCCGAGCCCGCCGAGCAAATTCGCCAGCTTACCATACGATGGTAAGGTGTCTTTCGGTTGGATCCCGCCACGAACCAATCCAACTACTATCGAGAAACATCGCGAGGTTAGACGTCGATCATCGGAAGAAGATGGCCTCGAGGCGGACAAAACTCATCGACAGAGCTTCGACAAGGATCGAACGCCTCATCTACGAAAGCAACGTCAGAGTAACGAAATCATCAAGTCGAGCAGCGTGGAGGATCGTCTGCTGATGAATCACGAGCAATCCGAGCAGAACAGCCGAAGAAGAAACGATTCTGACTCGAGCGAAGGCAGATTCTCGAGAAACTCCGAATCAGAGAGATCTTCTATCCCACGGTCGAGCTCGGTCAGCGTCGAAAGATATTCGATGCGAGCCACTTGCGGATCATCCGACTTTTCCAGGGCGAACTCCACCTCGAACGAAAGATTCCACTCAGATTTTTCGATAGCCGTGGCCAGTGCCAGTTCCAACGATCGAGTCTCCGTGCCAACGTCCGATCCTTTCTCCATTCGAAACCTCGACTTTGTTTCCTTCTCTTTGCCGACCAGAACAGACTCCAATGAAAGATTCTCGGCACCAACCTCGGACAGGTGTTCGGAGGAACGTTACTCGGACATGTTCTCCACGAGGAATTCGGACTTCTCCACGAGGAATTCCACAGACTTTAGGACTCAATCTGAGGAGGAAAGATTTTCTGACGACTCGTTGGAGGAGCTTCTGCCTCCTCCCCCGCCCATCAGTAAGAGACATTCTATTGCTTGGGAAGTACCTCTGGAGGATGATCCACTTTATGCTCCCGGAAGTACCAAGGTGATTGGTAGGAGACGACGTAAAAGCAGCGACGTGTCCA gcGTCGGATCAGCGTCCAAACTACGCGACTTCGACGACTGGCAAGACCCCCGGTTATCGACCACTGACGATGATCTAGTCTCTCCGTATTCGGACTCCTCGACGAACGAGCTTGATCAGATACGACCCCAAGAACTAACCAAGAACGGCACTTACGTGATACGTCGTGgtcgaaagaaagaacgaaaaagtTTACCAAAAGTCCCGACCAAAACCAAAAGCTTATCGTTTGAGAATAACGAGGAGAATCGGTTGTCTGATGTGAAACGATACTCGAGTACTTTCGATAATATTAGAAGTCTGCTGAGAGAAAATAAACTGGACGAACCGATGAACGATCCACCGATGGAATTTCCACCGTCGGTTCCACCCGACCTGGTCAGAGTCGTTTCTCTTCCAGCGATTAACGACGAAACCAGCAATTGGCCGCGAGAATTGGAAGTAACTGtcgaagaggaagaaagttCAGACCTTTCAGACAAGGATAAAAAACCTCGGGAGATGTTCGAGCTGCTCCAGTTGTCGTCCTCGTTATCGTCCACCGATAATCCTGAGAAAGGCAGAATCGATGTCGATTTGTCGAATCAAGAGTCGAGAAACGCTACTACAGAGTTGAACAGCACGTGCAACGGAGTTTCGCTATCAGCCTCTAACAGCTATTCGAAAGGGTTCGCTGGTTTAACACCGTCTAGTGGGAATGTGTTTAACGAGGAACCAAGAAAATCTCCAAATTCTAGTAACGAACATCGATTAACGTCCAAGATCCCTGTTAACTTGCTGATTGAAGATCAGATTGTGAAAAAGGCTTTGAAGGAAAATCGTAGACAACTGGAGAAGGTCAGTGATGCTATCAAGGAAATTGAGAATGTGAAGAACAGCGAGTCTTATTCGGAGAGCAAGACACGATGGGCAAGGAGTGGAGAAGCGAAGCAACCATTGGCGAGGAAAAGCAGTCTTGACAGCGAATCGAATGATCGTGGAGTTGTGGATCGAAGTGGAGCGAGGAAACAGCACCATGATTCGGATTTTGATTCGGATACAGCGTCTAAAACCAGTCCTGAAACAACGGATATAGAGGCAAAAAGAACTAATGGGTCGGATATCTACGCGTCAGGGAAAAGATTGAGACAAAATGGAGTTGTTGAGACTCATAAGAATGATCAGAAGCAGATTGAAAATGTAATCGACGCTATTCTTGAAGATTCCAAGAATCCAGATTTTCAG GTGAGCGTAGAAGTTCTTGAGTTTCCTCCGTTACCACCATCGCCTGTCGAGGAAGCGGACGAAGAAAGTTCAGACATCGGTCAGACTGCCGCAATCGTCTCTAAGCCAAAAAATCATAGCAATCGAACGATGGAGTACAGACCTAGGGTACCACCTCATCGTGGACCTGCTGCTAATCATTCCCTCTCGGATTCGAAAGATCAACAAACGTCTCTCAATACCAGATCCATGGATGCTGGATTTTCTCGGGGTAAAAGAACAACACCTAGTGCCACCAATTCCAGACGAGAG CAAATACCCGTAGAACGAAGGACTTTGCCTACGGACCTACCTGGACCTTCACGACGACGTCCCTTCACCAAGAGACATTCGCCGTCGGCGGAACCGTGCTCCTCAGTTGGAAATGGAGGCTGTAGTAGCAGTACTAACGCAAACGGAGCAAACAACGGAGCTTGTAGCAGTAGCAGTGGTGGAACCACCGGTAACATAGCGACTGGTACCAGCGGAATGCAAACTTCTTGTTCGCTTCCAGAAACCCCTGTTTTCGCTAGAGGGAGCGACATTCCCAGAACTCCCCAGCATGCCAGCAATTCGACACAGATGCGTCGACAACCTGGTTGGTACGCACCAACCACGGCTACCACCGG GTATCGCAGGAATAACCCGGGTCTGGAACAGGCGATAATCGGAACCGAGTTGTTGCGATTAGCCGGTGGCCCGAATCGTGGATGGTACCCGACGAGAAAGGCGAACCAACCGCGGCCAGCCTCGATCGAGCATCTCGAAAGACTAAACAACGCGTACGATCCACGCTTGGCTGGCTCCGGAGACCAAAGGAAACCATTGACTCTGCCGACAAACATCACACCGAACAAATACTTCGGCCAAA